A window from Schistocerca gregaria isolate iqSchGreg1 chromosome 8, iqSchGreg1.2, whole genome shotgun sequence encodes these proteins:
- the LOC126284563 gene encoding uncharacterized protein LOC126284563 isoform X1 codes for MHKTLIVIVVVAACVGAISAQVVCPEECLGHAGGPAVAEDNLHSGRDGRDLPRQSLRAPHPASAARANGKPTIPMETHVTEVYNPGFWYYLRPTLPPSRG; via the exons ATGCACAAGACACTCATTGTCATCGTCGTGGTCGCCGCCTGTGTTG GAGCCATCTCTGCACAGGTGGTATGTCCCGAGGAGTGCCTAGGGCACGCAGGAGGGCCTGCGGTTGCCGAGGACAATCTGCACTCTG GACGCGATGGAAGGGACCTGCCCCGTCAAAGTCTACGAGCGCCACATCCCGCCTCAGCGGCCAGAGCAAATGGCAAGCCGACGATACCCATGGAAACCCACGTTACCGAAGTGTATAATCCAGGGTTTTGGTATTATCTG